The following are encoded in a window of Colletotrichum lupini chromosome 3, complete sequence genomic DNA:
- a CDS encoding ABC transporter transmembrane region — MHNIETGTVPSDALPPVATGVLDDKKDAVHSTSSKDDAPTPETKIKPEREPTFKDYLRVFTYATKWDIFAYFAAGIASIAAGTTLPLMNIIFGQLVNQFNGFTSGDGSVSPDDFKRIADKQALYLFILFLARFALNYVNKFAFRMIGIRLSSAIRLHYLQRLFGQTIHVLDSMPAGAAAGTITSTANTLQIGISEKLGVFLEFNGTIWTAIIVAFTYNWSLTLVTASVILFILLVLGVLLPFIIEGHSQVTRAEGKASAVASEAFSSIRMVAACGAEDRIAARYARWVNVARQRGQATAPLMALQFGMIFFALFGTFGLAFWYGTHSWVDGRVDNVGEVIIVLMSVMLTVMSLERISTPLLAISKAMVAACEFLTVIDAPRPKTGELKEPEVSANQNIEFKGVTFAYPSRPHVKVLDDLDLTIEAGKVTAIVGPSGSGKSTIVGLIERWYTLQDQYIIAKTIEKDKVKDAQKKKKKKSKKNGADESDDEEKPEPEETGPSVELKGSVSTSGHALDDIDLKWWRSQIGLVQQEPFLFNDTIFKNVAYGLIGSQWEDESEDKKRALVKEACQESFADEFIDRLPDGYDTFVGDSGAKLSGGQRQRIAIARSIVRKPKIVILDEATSAIDVRGERIVQAALDKVSQNRTTITISHRLSTIKKADRIIVLKKGKVVEQGTHESLLEDDEGVYYGLVHAQQLSLGDQTEASDDDNPKEEDLGEYLGREKSAAMSEASGTRQKSEAVNRNLFQSFGRLLYEQRSRWYLCILTVVFAACAAAGTPLQAYLFAKVIVVFNPLNSPDKIRSDSNFWSLMWAVLAIGIGLSYFFMGFVATHLAAIICAVYRQQYFEAILFQKTSFYDEEENAHGSLTARVAGDPKQLEELLGLNMAMVYTAIFNVIGAISIAFAFGWKLALVALCVTMPIGLISGYLRFKYEIEFDKMNAAVFAESSKFAAESIGAFRTVSALTLEDMTCLRYENLLKGHVSHAFKKARWTSAVFGFSDSVSMACQALIFWYGSRLLASGEYQAQGFFVCFMAVIQGAEAAGQGLSFGPNAAQVTGASNRIINMRESRNQDLIPATERIPDSEGGVQIELRDVHFKYPTRDVSVFKGLNLTIEKGQFAALVGASGCGKTSIVSLMERFYDVQKGAILCNGKNINDINVYEYRKQLSLVAQEATLFQGTLRENILLGVEDDTVTDEQLHQVCRDASIHEFIASLPEGYNTDIGSKGVSLSGGQKQRVAIARALIRNPNILLLDEATSSLDSESEKLVQAAFERAGKGRTMVVVAHRLATVQNADVIFVLGEGKLLEKGSHNELLKKKGVYWHMCHSQALDR; from the exons ATGCATAACATCGAGACGGGTACGGTGCCGTCAGACGCCCTGCCTCCAGTGGCAACAGGCGTCCTCGACGACAAAAAGGATGCGGTACATTCAACTTCAAGCAAGGACGATGCGCCTACTCCCGAAACCAAGATCAAGCCCGAACGGGAACCTACTTTCAAGGACTACCTGCGCGTGTTCACGTACGCCACGAAATGGGACATTTTCGCCTACTTTGCGGCTGGCATCGCCTCCATCGCCGCCGGTACCACGTTGCCATTGATGAACA TCATCTTCGGCCAACTCGTCAACCAGTTCAACGGGTTCACTTCAGGAGACGGCTCAGTATCTCCAGACGATTTCAAGAGGATTGCCGACAAACAGGCCCTTTACCTCTTCATCCTCTTTCTGGCTCGCTTCGCCCTCAACTATGTCAACAAGTTCGCGTTTAGGATGATTGGCATTCGGCTGTCTTCTGCAATTCGTTTGCACTATCTCCAACGCCTTTTCGGCCAGACTATCCACGTACTCGATTCGATGCCAGCTGGAGCCGCTGCCGGCACCATCACATCGACCGCGAATACGCTCCAGATTGGTATCTCGGAAAAGCTCGGCGTCTTCCTCGAGTTCAATGGCACAATTTGGACTGCCATCATTGTGGCTTTCACTTACAATTGGTCCTTGACGCTTGTGACGGCGTCGGTGATTCTCTTCATCCTCCTGGTCTTGGGTGTTCTGTTGCCTTTTATCATCGAGGGCCACAGTCAAGTGACCCGGGCGGAAGGCAAAGCTTCTGCTGTTGCTAGCGAGGCGTTCTCAAGCATTCGTATGGTTGCTGCCTGTGGTGCTGAAGACCGCATCGCTGCTCGGTATGCTCGCTGGGTCAATGTTGCTCGTCAGAGGGGCCAAGCTACGGCGCCTTTGATGGCTCTCCAGTTCGGCATGATT TTCTTCGCTCTCTTCGGTACTTTCGGACTGGCATTCTGGTACGGCACACACTCATGGGTTGACGGGAGAGTTGACAATGTCGGCGAAGTCATCAT TGTCCTCATGTCAGTCATGCTTACTGTCATGTCCCTCGAGCGTATCAGCACTCCTTTGCTCGCCATCAGCAAGGCAATGGTCGCGGCATGCGAATTCTTGACTGTCATTGACGCTCCTCGTCCAAAGACGGGAGAGCTGAAGGAGCCTGAAGTATCCGCCAACCAGAACATCGAATTTAAGGGAGTCACCTTTGCGTATCCCAGCCGGCCCCACGTCAAAGTTCTTGACGATCTGGACCTGACTATCGAGGCGGGCAAGGTCACGGCTATTGTTGGCCCCTCGGGATCCGGCAAGAGCACAATTGTAGGCCTGATTGAAAGATGGTATACCCTGCAAGACCAGTACATCATCGCCAAGACGATCGAGAAGGACAAGGTGAAGGACGCccagaagaaaaagaagaagaaaagcaaGAAGAACGGAGCGGATGAGTCTGACGATGAGGAAAAGCCAGAGCCCGAGGAAACCGGACCCTCCGTAGAGCTCAAAGGCTCCGTTTCTACTTCTGGCCATGCCCTCGACGACATCGATCTTAAATGGTGGCGATCACAAATTGGTCTTGTTCAACAAGAGCCTTTCCTTTTCAACGATACGATTTTCAAGAATGTTGCCTACGGATTGATTGGCTCACAGTGGGAAGACGAATCCGAGGATAAGAAGAGAGCTCTTGTCAAGGAAGCTTGCCAAGAATCATTCGCCGACGAATTCATCGATCGCCTGCCGGAC GGTTATGACACTTTTGTCGGCGACAGTGGCGCAAAGCTTTCTGGCGGACAGCGTCAGCGCATTGCCATTGCCCGAAGCATTGTCAGAAAGCCAAAGATCGTGATCCTGGACGAAGCCACCAGCGCCATTGATGTTCGCGGCGAGAGAATCGTTCAAGCTGCTCTCGACAAGGTCTCCCAGAACCGCACGACAATCACTATTTCCCATCGACTTTCTACCATCAAGAAGGCCGATCGAATTATTGTTCTGAAGAAGGGCAAGGTTGTTGAACAAGGCACCCACGAGAGCCTCCTAGAGGATGATGAGGGTGTTTACTACGGGCTGGTCCATGCCCAGCAACTATCCCTCGGAGACCAAACGGAAGCCAGCGATGACGATAACCCGAAGGAGGAAGACCTCGGCGAGTATCTTGGCCGGGAGAAGAGCGCTGCAATGTCCGAGGCCAGTGGTACACGCCAAAAGTCCGAGGCTGTGAATCGCAACCTTTTCCAAAGTTTCGGTCGGTTGCTGTACGAGCAGCGGAGCCGTTGGTATCTCTGCATCCTCACCGTCGTCTTCGCGGCGTGTGCTGCGGCTGGAACCCCATTGCAGGCATACCTCTTTGCCAAAGTCATCGTAGTGTTCAACCCCCTGAACTCACCTGACAAGATCCGAAGCGACAGCAACTTCTGGTCTCTCATGTGGGCGGTGCTTGCTATCGGTATTGGTCTGTCGTACTTTTTCATGGGATTTGTGGCAACACATCTGGCGGCTATTATCTGCGCAGTCTACAGGCAGCAGTATTTCGAGGCTATTCTATTCCAGAAGACCTCGTTCTACGATGAAGAAGAGAACGCTCACGGCAGTCTTACAGCTCGTGTGGCTGGAGATCCTAAGCAGTTGGAGGAGCTCCTGGGTCTCAATATGGCCATGGTCTACACGGCAATCTTCAACGTCATTGGTGCCATCTCTATTGCGTTTGCTTTCGGTTGGAAACTGGCACTGGTCGCTCTCTGCGTCACGATGCCTATTGGTCTCATATCGGGATACCTCCGCTTCAAGTACGAGATCGAGTTCGACAAGATGAACGCCGCAGTCTTTGCCGAGAGCTCCAAATTCGCCGCCGAGTCCATTGGGGCTTTCAGAACAGTCTCGGCCTTGACACTAGAGGACATGACTTGCTTACGGTATGAAAACCTGCTCAAGGGCCACGTCAGCCATGCCTTCAAGAAAGCTCGGTGGACGAGTGCAGTATTTGGTTTCTCAGACTCGGTTTCCATGGCTTGTCAGGCTCTCATCTTCTGGTACGGTAGTCGACTCCTGGCGTCCGGAGAGTACCAAGCTCAGGGTTTCTTCGTCTGCTTCATGGCCGTGATCCAAGGCGCGGAAGCCGCCGGACAGGGTCTCAGCTTCGGTCCCAATGCAGCCCAGGTCACGGGCGCCTCGAACCGCATCATCAACATGCGCGAGTCCCGGAACCAGGACCTCATCCCCGCGACTGAGAGGATTCCCGACTCGGAGGGCGGTGTCCAGATCGAGCTGCGCGACGTGCACTTCAAGTACCCGACCCGCGACGTGTCCGTCTTCAAGGGCCTCAACCTGACCATTGAAAAGGGCCAGTTTGCCGCCCTCGTAGGCGCCTCCGGCTGCGGCAAGACGAGCATCGTCTCCCTCATGGAACGCTTCTACGACGTGCAAAAGGGCGCCATTCTCTGCAACGGCAAAAACATCAACGACATCAACGTCTACGAGTACCGCAAGCAGCTCTCCCTGGTCGCCCAGGAGGCCACGCTCTTCCAGGGCACCCTCCGGGAGAACATCCTCTTGGGAGTTGAGGATGACACCGTGACGGACGAGCAGCTGCACCAGGTCTGCCGCGACGCCTCGATCCACGAATTCATCGCGTCCCTGCCCGAGGGGTACAACACCGACATCGGCAGCAAGGGCGTCTCCCTGTCGGGTGGACAGAAGCAGCGCGTGGCGATTGCGCGCGCCCTCATCAGGAACCCCAATATTCTCCTGCTCGACGAGGCGACGAGTTCCCTCGACTCCGAGTCGGAGAAGCTGGTCCAGGCCGCCTTTGAGAGGGCAGGAAAGGGGCGGACCATGGTTGTCGTCGCGCATCGTCTCGCGACGGTGCAGAATGCCGACGTCATTTTTGTTCTGGGTGAAGGCAAGTTGTTGGAGAAGGGCAGCCATAATGAACTGTTGAAGAAGAAGGGTGTGTATTGGCACATG TGTCACAGCCAAGCACTCGATAGATAG
- a CDS encoding cupin yields the protein MASHASPTDLRRPHRFITDHDPSTGKAIFNTTIAPEIPQQTVGGGAKFYLGYTTEQTPVPLAQNADVTAYARRLSDPPGIVIPGGSVVRIVDMAPGSLSPMHRTVSLDYGVVLEGEIDLVLDSGETRRMRRGDVSVQRGTMHAWKNVSETEWGRMLYVLQEAEPLEVGGEVLKEDYGVGMGDVKPSSSK from the coding sequence ATGGCCTCCCACGCCTCGCCCACCGACCTCCGCCGCCCCCACCGCTTCATAACAGACCACGACCCCTCCACGGGCAAGGCAATCTTCAACACCACCATCGCCCCCGAAATCCCGCAACAGaccgtcggcggcggcgccaaGTTCTACCTCGGCTACACCACAGAGCAGACCCCCGTCCCCCTCGCCCAGAACGCAGACGTGACCGCCTACGCCCGGCGCCTGTCGGACCCGCCCGGCATCGTGATCCCCGGCGGCAGCGTCGTGCGCATCGTCGACATGGCGCCCGGGTCGCTGAGCCCCATGCACCGGACCGTCAGCCTCGACTACGGGGTGGTGCTCGAGGGCGAGATCGACCTGGTGCTGGACTCGGGCGAGACGAGGAGGATGCGGAGGGGGGACGTGAGCGTGCAGAGGGGCACGATGCACGCGTGGAAGAACGTGAGCGAGACGGAGTGGGGGCGCATGTTGTACGTGCTGCAGGAGGCGGAGCCGCTTGAGGTTGGCGGGGAGGTGTTGAAGGAGGATTACGGGGTTGGCATGGGGGATGTGAAGCCTTCTTCTTCcaagtga